One window of the Xiphophorus couchianus chromosome 12, X_couchianus-1.0, whole genome shotgun sequence genome contains the following:
- the foxn4 gene encoding forkhead box protein N4 isoform X2 — MIEGGITSRMSGIIDNAGHHPSPQDYRLLTTDPSQLRVEDLPGDLQSLSWLTSVDMPRVQQMADSRGHSNGPSQGSLLEQQTAQLNSMTIPVSQSSMLHLQSNMQHSPLGISIINTHSGSMSPFSMNGLPSPGYQCPTSVYQPASQQCSAGGLYSNVSFNNQSLFTQPRLAPQEQELQPKSFPKPIYSYSCLIAMALKNSKTGSLPVSEIYSFMKEHFPYFKTAPDGWKNSVRHNLSLNKCFEKVENKTSSSSRKGCLWALNPAKIDKMEEEMQKWKRKDLPAIRRSMANPDELDKLITDRPENCRRKPLEPGMTRLAGCTTGLPLPVPTQMQPQPIVTLSLPCLPMHQHHQLQAQLHAQARLGPMSPAPAQTPPLHTVPDLSHSPLTQQPSKPPDDFYSVQSDTNTEVDALDPSIMDFAFQGNLWEEMKDDSFNLDALGTFSNSPLRLSDCDLGSVSLPPASSGGSVPLSDVQVTGLYASYTSQDPLTSQYMASQPTSKPIALL, encoded by the exons GCTTCTGACCACGGACCCCTCCCAGCTGAGGGTGGAGGACCTCCCTGGGGACCTGCAGTCCCTGTCATGGCTCACCTCGGTGGACATGCCCAGGGTACAGCAGATGGCTGATAGCAGAGGCCACAGCAACGGGCCCTCCCAGGGCAGTCTGCTGGAGCAACAGACAG CTCAACTGAACAGCATGACGATACCAGTGAGCCAGAGCTCCATGCTGCACCTTCAGAGTAACATGCAGCACAGCCCCCTGGGAATAAGTATTATCAACACCCACAGTGGAAGT ATGTCTCCTTTCTCCATGAATGGACTGCCTTCCCCAGGATATCAGTGTCCTACCTCAGTGTACCAGCCTGCATCCCAACAG TGCTCAGCTGGTGGACTTTATAGCAATGTTTCTTTCAACAACCAAAGTCTGTTCACTCAGCCTCGTCTGGCCCCACAAGAACAGGAGCTTCAGCCCAAGTCTTTCCCCAAGCCAATTTACTCCTACAG CTGTCTGATCGCCATGGCTTTAAAGAACAGTAAAACTGGGAGCCTTCCAGTCAGCGAGATCTATAGCTTTATGAAGGAACACTTTCCATATTTCAAG ACTGCACCTGATGGATGGAAGAATTCAGTCCGACACAACCTGTCcttaaataaatgctttgagAAGGTGGAGAACAAAACGAGCAGCTCTTCCCGTAAGGGCTGCCTGTGGGCACTGAACCCTGCCAAAATTGacaagatggaggaagagatgcAGAAGTGGAAACGTAAAGATCTCCCAGCTATTCGCCGCAGCATGGCTAACCCAG ACGAACTGGACAAACTGATCACCGACCGCCCAGAAAACTGCAGACGGAAGCCTCTAGAGCCCGGAATGACCCGGCTGGCTGGCTGTACAACTGGTCTCCCGCTGCCGGTCCCGACCCAGATGCAGCCTCAACCCATAGTCACCCTGTCTCTGCCGTGTTTGCCCATGCACCAGCACCACCAGCTTCAAGCTCAGCTCCATGCTCAGGCTCGCCTGGGCCCCATGTCCCCGGCCCCAGCCCAGACGCCCCCCCTGCACACGGTCCCCGACCTCTCCCACAGTCCACTCACCCAGCAGCCCAGCAAGCCTCCTGATGATTTTTACAGTGTGCAGAGCGACACGAACACAGAGGTGGACGCACTGGACCCGAGCATCATGGACTTTGCTTTTCAAG GTAATCTGTGGGAAGAAATGAAAGACGACAGCTTTAACCTGGATGCCTTGGGCACCTTCAGTAACTCCCCTCTGCGACTATCAGACTGTGACTTGGGATCGGTGAGCCTCCCTCCGGCCTCCAGCGGAGGGAGCGTGCCGCTGTCAGATGTGCAAGTAACGGGGCTGTACGCCTCCTACACCTCACAGGATCCCCTGACCTCCCAGTACATGGCCAGCCAACCCACCAGCAAACCCATCGCCCTGCTTTAA
- the foxn4 gene encoding forkhead box protein N4 isoform X1, whose product MIEGGITSRMSGIIDNAGHHPSPQDYRLLTTDPSQLRVEDLPGDLQSLSWLTSVDMPRVQQMADSRGHSNGPSQGSLLEQQTAQLNSMTIPVSQSSMLHLQSNMQHSPLGISIINTHSGSMSPFSMNGLPSPGYQCPTSVYQPASQQVYSLTQTGQQCSAGGLYSNVSFNNQSLFTQPRLAPQEQELQPKSFPKPIYSYSCLIAMALKNSKTGSLPVSEIYSFMKEHFPYFKTAPDGWKNSVRHNLSLNKCFEKVENKTSSSSRKGCLWALNPAKIDKMEEEMQKWKRKDLPAIRRSMANPDELDKLITDRPENCRRKPLEPGMTRLAGCTTGLPLPVPTQMQPQPIVTLSLPCLPMHQHHQLQAQLHAQARLGPMSPAPAQTPPLHTVPDLSHSPLTQQPSKPPDDFYSVQSDTNTEVDALDPSIMDFAFQGNLWEEMKDDSFNLDALGTFSNSPLRLSDCDLGSVSLPPASSGGSVPLSDVQVTGLYASYTSQDPLTSQYMASQPTSKPIALL is encoded by the exons GCTTCTGACCACGGACCCCTCCCAGCTGAGGGTGGAGGACCTCCCTGGGGACCTGCAGTCCCTGTCATGGCTCACCTCGGTGGACATGCCCAGGGTACAGCAGATGGCTGATAGCAGAGGCCACAGCAACGGGCCCTCCCAGGGCAGTCTGCTGGAGCAACAGACAG CTCAACTGAACAGCATGACGATACCAGTGAGCCAGAGCTCCATGCTGCACCTTCAGAGTAACATGCAGCACAGCCCCCTGGGAATAAGTATTATCAACACCCACAGTGGAAGT ATGTCTCCTTTCTCCATGAATGGACTGCCTTCCCCAGGATATCAGTGTCCTACCTCAGTGTACCAGCCTGCATCCCAACAGGTTTACTCTCTAACCCAAACCGGTCAACAG TGCTCAGCTGGTGGACTTTATAGCAATGTTTCTTTCAACAACCAAAGTCTGTTCACTCAGCCTCGTCTGGCCCCACAAGAACAGGAGCTTCAGCCCAAGTCTTTCCCCAAGCCAATTTACTCCTACAG CTGTCTGATCGCCATGGCTTTAAAGAACAGTAAAACTGGGAGCCTTCCAGTCAGCGAGATCTATAGCTTTATGAAGGAACACTTTCCATATTTCAAG ACTGCACCTGATGGATGGAAGAATTCAGTCCGACACAACCTGTCcttaaataaatgctttgagAAGGTGGAGAACAAAACGAGCAGCTCTTCCCGTAAGGGCTGCCTGTGGGCACTGAACCCTGCCAAAATTGacaagatggaggaagagatgcAGAAGTGGAAACGTAAAGATCTCCCAGCTATTCGCCGCAGCATGGCTAACCCAG ACGAACTGGACAAACTGATCACCGACCGCCCAGAAAACTGCAGACGGAAGCCTCTAGAGCCCGGAATGACCCGGCTGGCTGGCTGTACAACTGGTCTCCCGCTGCCGGTCCCGACCCAGATGCAGCCTCAACCCATAGTCACCCTGTCTCTGCCGTGTTTGCCCATGCACCAGCACCACCAGCTTCAAGCTCAGCTCCATGCTCAGGCTCGCCTGGGCCCCATGTCCCCGGCCCCAGCCCAGACGCCCCCCCTGCACACGGTCCCCGACCTCTCCCACAGTCCACTCACCCAGCAGCCCAGCAAGCCTCCTGATGATTTTTACAGTGTGCAGAGCGACACGAACACAGAGGTGGACGCACTGGACCCGAGCATCATGGACTTTGCTTTTCAAG GTAATCTGTGGGAAGAAATGAAAGACGACAGCTTTAACCTGGATGCCTTGGGCACCTTCAGTAACTCCCCTCTGCGACTATCAGACTGTGACTTGGGATCGGTGAGCCTCCCTCCGGCCTCCAGCGGAGGGAGCGTGCCGCTGTCAGATGTGCAAGTAACGGGGCTGTACGCCTCCTACACCTCACAGGATCCCCTGACCTCCCAGTACATGGCCAGCCAACCCACCAGCAAACCCATCGCCCTGCTTTAA